In Rhodamnia argentea isolate NSW1041297 chromosome 4, ASM2092103v1, whole genome shotgun sequence, the following proteins share a genomic window:
- the LOC115740712 gene encoding mediator of RNA polymerase II transcription subunit 20a-like isoform X1 — MPFSYGSRQSISRSFLGEFRPSLFLAEAMPLKWVLQWQPNPGTTVNSQILAEVSQCVEGINGVKEGRWKATLTYYKPILRDQAMSPEMPRDFIGMSLPEQPNKYYFTLRSHRIVVESDVSVQNIMEKLQSYKSRVALIFEGFQYQLGDFQLRVGKVVPSHSENLRGIVMEVEYLPISSLEKSRQIMEEFIDIWQEALSKRSLPGHFIHVEPNFSEYGLSDHYTSQHTAVQYATVMAQLIASAQAVSTVRN; from the exons ATGCCATTTTCTTACGGAAGCCGTCAGTCTATCAGTCGCTCGTTCCTCGGGGAATTTCGGCCGTCTCTGTTCCTCGCAGAAGCCATGCCTCTCAAGTG GGTTCTGCAGTGGCAACCAAATCCGGGGACGACGGTGAACAGCCAGATCCTCGCGGAAGTCTCTCAGTGCGTCGAGGGCATCAATGGCGTCAAGGAAGGCAGATGGAAGGCTACTCTCACCTACTACAAACCTATTCTTCGAG ACCAGGCAATGTCACCGGAAATGCCGCGGGATTTCATCGGGATGTCGCTGCCGGAGCAACCAAATAAGTACTACTTCACGCTCCGGAGTCACCGGATAGTTGTCGAATCTGATGTCTCGGTTCAGAACATAATGGAGAAGTTGCAGTCTTACAAATCGAGAGTTGCCCTTATATTCGAG GGGTTTCAATATCAACTCGGCGACTTTCAGTTGAGAGTGGGGAAAGTTGTTCCGAGTCATTCTGAGAATTTGAGAGGGATTGTTATGGAG GTGGAGTATTTGCCTATTTCTTCATTGGAAAAGTCCAGACAAATCATGGAAGAGTTCATTGATATATGGCAAGAAGCATTGTCAAAAAGATCATTGCCAGGTCATTTTATTCATGTAGAGCCGAACTTTTCAGAATATGGGCTCTCAGACCACTATACTTCACAACACACAGCTGTTCAGTATGCTACTGTAATGGCTCAATTGATTGCCTCTGCACAAGCTGTGTCAACAGTGAGAAACTAA
- the LOC115740712 gene encoding mediator of RNA polymerase II transcription subunit 20a-like isoform X2 — MSPEMPRDFIGMSLPEQPNKYYFTLRSHRIVVESDVSVQNIMEKLQSYKSRVALIFEGFQYQLGDFQLRVGKVVPSHSENLRGIVMEVEYLPISSLEKSRQIMEEFIDIWQEALSKRSLPGHFIHVEPNFSEYGLSDHYTSQHTAVQYATVMAQLIASAQAVSTVRN, encoded by the exons ATGTCACCGGAAATGCCGCGGGATTTCATCGGGATGTCGCTGCCGGAGCAACCAAATAAGTACTACTTCACGCTCCGGAGTCACCGGATAGTTGTCGAATCTGATGTCTCGGTTCAGAACATAATGGAGAAGTTGCAGTCTTACAAATCGAGAGTTGCCCTTATATTCGAG GGGTTTCAATATCAACTCGGCGACTTTCAGTTGAGAGTGGGGAAAGTTGTTCCGAGTCATTCTGAGAATTTGAGAGGGATTGTTATGGAG GTGGAGTATTTGCCTATTTCTTCATTGGAAAAGTCCAGACAAATCATGGAAGAGTTCATTGATATATGGCAAGAAGCATTGTCAAAAAGATCATTGCCAGGTCATTTTATTCATGTAGAGCCGAACTTTTCAGAATATGGGCTCTCAGACCACTATACTTCACAACACACAGCTGTTCAGTATGCTACTGTAATGGCTCAATTGATTGCCTCTGCACAAGCTGTGTCAACAGTGAGAAACTAA
- the LOC115740683 gene encoding transcription factor MYB1-like: MGRSPCCSKEGLNRGAWTAQEDKILTDYIRAHGEGRWRNLPKKAGLKRCGKSCRLRWLNYLRPDIKRGNISPDEEELIIRLHKLLGNRWSLIAGRLPGRTDNEIKNYWNTNLGKKVQSNNQTNSQSRDGHKVENPKHSETSKMSADDNSAFESPSSEPEHRLVKTKALKCSRILINPLPEQELRRSKDPINKDLAAVGTGVEDPAPTGALPPFVGNIPADLLIDDFEIGEICLSGLLNSDLSGTGNQDQLNSNSNTSRDDPFADQSQVQGLAWAAMSSDCAHDNHQANAAASNFHQAFASFLDYNGGDQWLWV; the protein is encoded by the exons ATGGGAAGAAGCCCTTGCTGCTCCAAGGAGGGCTTGAACAGAGGTGCGTGGACGGCTCAGGAAGACAAGATCCTCACCGACTACATCCGAGCTCACGGCGAGGGCAGGTGGCGGAACCTCCCCAAGAAAGCAG ggCTGAAGAGATGCGGCAAGAGTTGCAGGCTGAGATGGTTGAATTACCTGAGGCCCGACATCAAAAGAGGCAACATATCACCTGATGAGGAAGAGCTCATCATCAGGCTTCACAAGCTTTTGGGGAACAG ATGGTCTCTGATTGCTGGGAGACTTCCAGGGCGAACAGACAATGAAATAAAGAACTACTGGAACACCAATTTAGGCAAGAAGGTTCAGAGCAATAATCAAACCAACTCCCAGTCTCGTGATGGTCATAAAGTAGAGAACCCGAAACATTCCGAGACATCGAAAATGTCTGCTGATGATAATAGCGCATTCGAGTCGCCGTCGAGTGAGCCCGAGCATCGTTTGGTCAAGACCAAGGCATTGAAGTGCTCCAGGATCCTCATCAACCCGCTGCCAGAACAAGAGCTTCGCCGAAGCAAGGATCCTATCAACAAAGACTTGGCGGCGGTGGGGACGGGGGTGGAGGACCCGGCTCCCACCGGGGCCTTGCCACCATTCGTGGGGAATATTCCGGCGGATCTGTTGATCGATGACTTTGAGATTGGGGAGATCTGCTTGTCGGGGCTCCTGAATTCCGATCTGTCGGGCACCGGTAACCAAGATCAActcaacagcaacagcaacacgAGCAGGGACGATCCGTTTGCTGATCAGAGCCAAGTGCAAGGTCTGGCTTGGGCAGCAATGAGCAGCGACTGCGCTCATGATAACCATCAAGCGAATGCTGCTGCCTCCAACTTCCATCAGGCTTTTGCTTCCTTTCTTGACTATAATGGAGGAGATCAGTGGCTATGGGTATGA